One region of Azoarcus sp. CIB genomic DNA includes:
- a CDS encoding MFS transporter yields MISPVVHKLWLQVFLPYAIGYFLSYLLRTVNAVMAPELSHGLGISAADLGLLTSAYLAAFAVMQLPLGICLDRFGPRRVQAALLLIAALGCAGFALGQNLTQLFIARALIGAGVSASLMAAYKSFSLWFPPSRQASLNAAIMVAGGLGALTSSSPFSLLLPIVGWRWIFASLALLAVAVAILILRSPEKPIASHAQGMREQLAVLRDIMGSRNFWRFAPLIATMNGGFTALQSLWAIPWLTEVVGLDRNGAAWYLLLLNLALMAGYATVATQLHRVTRRGWSLGHIIVGGGVLLQLTSLAVIVGAPGGSTLWVLLGLVYATTNLTYAHHASRYPSAVSGRANTCLNLAMFAGSFAFQWGFGLVADITEAQGRTHAEGLTLAWGLLLTLQVAALLWFVASREPKGATGTGTTSEVRVK; encoded by the coding sequence TTGATTTCCCCCGTGGTACACAAGCTGTGGCTGCAGGTCTTCCTGCCATACGCCATCGGTTACTTCCTTTCCTATCTGCTGCGGACCGTCAACGCGGTCATGGCGCCCGAGCTGTCCCACGGCCTCGGCATCTCTGCAGCGGACCTCGGACTGCTGACGAGCGCTTACCTCGCCGCCTTCGCCGTGATGCAGCTGCCGCTGGGGATCTGTCTCGACCGTTTCGGCCCGCGGCGCGTGCAGGCTGCATTGCTGCTTATCGCCGCGCTCGGCTGTGCTGGCTTCGCACTGGGGCAGAACCTCACTCAGTTGTTCATTGCACGGGCCCTGATCGGCGCGGGCGTATCGGCGAGCCTGATGGCCGCCTACAAATCGTTCTCGCTGTGGTTCCCGCCGAGCCGGCAGGCATCGCTCAACGCCGCAATCATGGTCGCAGGCGGCCTCGGCGCGCTCACGTCCAGCAGTCCGTTCAGCCTCCTTCTGCCGATCGTCGGCTGGCGCTGGATCTTCGCCAGCCTCGCGCTCCTTGCGGTCGCCGTCGCGATCCTCATTCTGCGCTCGCCCGAAAAGCCGATCGCCAGTCATGCCCAGGGGATGCGCGAACAGCTCGCGGTACTCCGCGACATCATGGGCAGCCGCAACTTCTGGCGTTTCGCGCCGCTGATCGCGACGATGAACGGCGGCTTCACCGCCCTGCAAAGCCTGTGGGCCATACCGTGGCTCACCGAGGTCGTCGGCCTCGACCGCAACGGCGCCGCGTGGTATCTGCTGCTGCTCAACCTCGCGCTGATGGCGGGCTACGCGACCGTCGCGACCCAGCTGCATCGAGTGACGCGCCGTGGTTGGAGCCTCGGGCACATCATCGTCGGGGGCGGCGTGCTGCTGCAGCTCACCTCGCTCGCCGTGATCGTCGGCGCGCCCGGCGGCTCGACGCTGTGGGTGCTGCTCGGGCTCGTGTACGCGACGACGAACCTCACGTACGCGCACCACGCGAGCCGCTACCCGTCGGCCGTCTCAGGACGCGCGAACACCTGCCTCAATCTCGCGATGTTCGCGGGCAGCTTCGCCTTCCAGTGGGGCTTCGGCCTCGTCGCCGATATTACCGAAGCACAGGGACGCACGCACGCGGAAGGTCTGACACTCGCGTGGGGACTGCTCCTCACGCTGCAGGTCGCAGCACTGCTCTGGTTCGTCGCCAGCCGCGAACCCAAGGGCGCGACCGGGACCGGAACGACGTCCGAGGTACGCGTAAAGTAA
- a CDS encoding bifunctional aconitate hydratase 2/2-methylisocitrate dehydratase has translation MLEAYRAHVAERAALGIPPLPLSKQQTEDLVALLKNPPKGEEAFLVELLTYRVPAGVDDAAKVKAAFLAKLAKGEESCALVSRAKATELLGTMLGGYNVKPLIDVLADAEVGTVAAEGLKKTLLVFDYFHDVAELAKAGNANAKAVMQSWANAEWFTSRPEVPASQKLTVFKVTGETNTDDLSPAPDAWSRPDIPLHALAMLKNPRPGIEADEPGSRGPVKQLEGLAKKGNLIAYVGDVVGTGSSRKSATNSVLWFTGEDIPFVPNKRFGGVCIGSKIAPIFFNTMEDAGALPIELDVGQMDMGDEIELKIDAATAKVTALKNGAVIAESQLKTPVILDEVRAGGRIPLIVGRGLTTKAREALGLPVSTLFRLPAQPQDPGKGYSLAQKMVGRACGLPEGKGILPGTYCEPKMTTVGSQDTTGPMTRDELKDLACLGFSADMVMQSFCHTAAYPKLVDVKMHRELPSFISTRGGVALRPGDGVIHSWLNRLLLPDTVGTGGDSHTRFPIGISFPAGSGLVAFAAATGVMPLDMPESVLVRFKGKLQDGVTLRDLVNAIPYYAIKQGLLTVAKQGKKNIFSGRILEIEGLPDLKVEQAFELSDAAAERSAAACAVQLDKAPIIEYMRSNITLMKWMIANGYSDARTLGRRIKAMEAWIAKPELLQADKDAQYAAVIEIDLADVKEPIVACPNDPDDVKLLSEVSGTKIDEVFIGSCMTNIGHFRAAGKVLEGKSDIPTRLWVAPPTKMDAMILNEEGYYAILGKSGARMEMPGCSLCMGNQAQIRKGSTAMSTSTRNFPNRLGIDTQVFLGSAELASVCALMGKIPTVAEYMEQVKAVNAKAAEVYRYMNFDQIKEFSEVADQVTV, from the coding sequence GTGCTTGAAGCCTACCGTGCCCACGTCGCCGAGCGTGCCGCCCTCGGCATCCCGCCGCTGCCGCTCTCCAAGCAGCAGACAGAGGATCTGGTTGCCCTGCTGAAGAACCCGCCGAAGGGCGAGGAAGCCTTCCTCGTCGAGCTGCTGACCTATCGCGTTCCCGCCGGCGTGGACGACGCTGCCAAGGTCAAGGCCGCCTTCCTGGCCAAGCTGGCCAAGGGCGAAGAAAGCTGTGCGCTGGTGTCGCGCGCCAAGGCGACCGAGCTGCTGGGCACGATGCTGGGCGGCTACAACGTCAAGCCGCTGATCGACGTGCTGGCCGATGCTGAAGTCGGCACCGTGGCCGCCGAAGGCCTGAAGAAGACCCTGCTGGTCTTCGATTATTTCCACGACGTCGCCGAGCTCGCGAAGGCCGGCAATGCCAACGCCAAGGCCGTCATGCAGAGCTGGGCGAACGCCGAGTGGTTCACCTCGCGTCCGGAAGTCCCCGCCTCGCAGAAGTTGACCGTCTTCAAGGTCACCGGCGAAACCAACACCGACGACCTGTCGCCCGCTCCGGACGCCTGGTCGCGTCCCGACATCCCGCTGCACGCGCTGGCCATGCTCAAGAACCCGCGTCCGGGCATCGAGGCCGACGAGCCGGGCTCGCGCGGCCCCGTCAAGCAGCTCGAAGGCTTGGCCAAGAAGGGCAACCTGATCGCCTACGTCGGCGACGTGGTCGGCACGGGCTCCTCGCGCAAGTCCGCGACCAACTCGGTGCTGTGGTTCACCGGCGAAGACATCCCCTTCGTCCCGAACAAGCGCTTCGGCGGCGTGTGCATCGGCTCCAAGATCGCCCCGATCTTCTTCAACACGATGGAAGACGCCGGCGCGCTGCCGATCGAACTCGACGTCGGCCAGATGGACATGGGCGACGAGATCGAACTGAAGATCGACGCCGCCACGGCCAAGGTCACCGCGCTGAAGAACGGTGCCGTGATCGCCGAATCGCAGCTCAAGACCCCGGTCATCCTCGATGAAGTACGCGCCGGTGGCCGCATCCCGCTGATCGTCGGCCGTGGCCTGACGACCAAGGCGCGCGAAGCGCTGGGTCTGCCGGTGTCGACGCTGTTCCGTCTGCCGGCGCAGCCGCAGGACCCGGGCAAGGGCTACTCACTCGCGCAGAAGATGGTCGGTCGCGCCTGCGGCCTGCCGGAAGGCAAGGGCATCCTGCCGGGCACCTACTGCGAACCGAAGATGACCACCGTCGGCTCGCAGGACACCACCGGCCCGATGACCCGCGACGAGCTGAAGGATCTGGCCTGCCTCGGCTTCTCCGCCGACATGGTGATGCAGTCCTTCTGCCACACCGCCGCCTATCCGAAGCTGGTCGACGTCAAGATGCACCGCGAACTGCCGTCCTTCATCAGCACCCGTGGCGGCGTTGCGCTGCGTCCGGGTGACGGCGTCATCCACTCCTGGCTCAACCGCCTGCTGCTGCCCGATACCGTCGGTACCGGCGGCGACTCGCACACCCGCTTCCCGATCGGCATCTCCTTCCCGGCCGGTTCCGGTCTGGTGGCCTTTGCCGCCGCCACCGGCGTCATGCCGCTGGATATGCCGGAATCCGTGCTGGTACGCTTCAAGGGCAAGCTGCAGGACGGCGTCACGCTGCGTGATCTGGTCAATGCGATTCCCTACTACGCCATCAAGCAGGGTCTGCTGACCGTTGCCAAGCAGGGCAAGAAGAACATCTTCTCCGGTCGCATCCTCGAAATCGAAGGCCTGCCCGATCTGAAGGTCGAGCAGGCGTTCGAGCTCTCCGACGCTGCCGCCGAGCGTTCCGCCGCCGCCTGCGCCGTCCAGCTCGACAAGGCACCGATCATCGAGTACATGCGCTCGAACATCACGCTGATGAAGTGGATGATCGCCAACGGCTACTCCGACGCGCGTACGCTCGGCCGCCGCATCAAGGCCATGGAAGCGTGGATCGCCAAGCCCGAACTGCTCCAGGCCGACAAGGATGCCCAGTACGCCGCCGTGATCGAGATCGATCTGGCCGACGTCAAGGAGCCGATCGTCGCCTGCCCGAACGACCCCGACGACGTGAAGCTGCTGTCCGAAGTTTCCGGCACCAAGATCGACGAAGTGTTTATCGGCTCGTGCATGACCAACATCGGCCACTTCCGTGCTGCGGGCAAGGTCCTGGAAGGCAAGTCGGACATCCCGACCCGCCTGTGGGTGGCCCCGCCGACCAAGATGGACGCCATGATCCTCAACGAGGAAGGCTACTACGCGATCCTCGGCAAGTCCGGCGCTCGCATGGAAATGCCGGGTTGCTCGCTGTGCATGGGTAACCAGGCGCAGATCCGCAAGGGCAGCACGGCGATGTCGACCTCGACGCGCAACTTCCCGAACCGCCTCGGCATCGACACTCAGGTCTTCCTCGGTTCGGCCGAACTGGCTTCGGTCTGCGCGCTGATGGGCAAGATTCCGACGGTCGCCGAGTATATGGAGCAGGTCAAGGCGGTCAACGCCAAGGCTGCTGAAGTGTACCGCTACATGAACTTCGACCAGATCAAGGAGTTCTCGGAAGTTGCCGATCAGGTTACGGTGTAA
- the acnA gene encoding aconitate hydratase AcnA, with protein sequence MPQPAFDTLRTFSTASGARGLFHSLPALEASGAGKVSRLPVSLRIVLEAVLRHCDGRKVTAEHVRQLANWGANAERTDEIPFVVARVVLQDFTGVPLLCDLAAMRNVAAETGRDPQLIEPLVPVDLVVDHSVQVDHYGTPQALRQNMELEFRRNRERYQFMKWGMQAFDTFKVVPPGIGIVHQVNLEYLFRGVRGHDTVDGRLYYPDTLVGTDSHTTMINGVGVVGWGVGGIEAEAGMLGQPVYFLTPDVVGVELTGQLREGVTATDLVLTVTEMLRRQKVVGKFVEFFGDGTASLSVTDRATIANMAPEYGATMGFFPVDEKTVAYMRGTGRTEGECELFEAYFRAQGLFGIPRAGDIDYSTTLRLDLAAIVPSLAGPKRPQDRIALKDMEDVFDRLFSLPASDNGFGQPEAALGTRFPTALPGVTLGNGDVLIAAITSCTNTSNPAVLIAAGLLAKKAVEKGLSVQPHVKTSLAPGSRVVTDYLGRAGLLEPLAQLGFALAGYGCTTCIGNAGDLAPELNDAIAEHNVIAAAVLSGNRNFEARIHPNLRANFLASPPLVVAFAIAGRVNVDLTENPLGTGRDGRPVYLRDIWPSSEEIAAVLPLAMNPATFTRLYADFTKDHDLWNEIPATTGQVYEWPESTYIARPPFFDGFSAQPGAVGDIVGARMLLLLGDSVTTDHISPAGSFKDSTPAGQWLLARGVAKQDFNSYGSRRGHHDVMVRGTFANVRIKNMMLPPRDDGSRVEGGYTLLDGRQATVFEAATGHMARGVPTVVFAGEEYGTGSSRDWAAKGTQLLGVKAVIARSFERIHRSNLVGMGIMPLQFKGEDSWENLGLKGDETFDIRGIDATLQPRQDLILTIRHSDGSTRDVAVTCRIDTPIEVDYYRHGGILPYVLREILGRPD encoded by the coding sequence ATGCCCCAACCCGCTTTCGACACCCTCAGGACCTTCTCCACTGCCTCAGGGGCTCGCGGCCTCTTCCATTCACTGCCGGCGCTCGAAGCCTCGGGGGCCGGCAAGGTGTCGCGCCTGCCGGTGTCGCTGCGCATCGTGCTGGAAGCCGTGCTGCGCCACTGCGACGGACGCAAGGTCACCGCGGAGCACGTGCGGCAGCTCGCGAACTGGGGCGCGAACGCGGAGCGCACGGACGAGATTCCCTTCGTCGTCGCGCGCGTGGTCCTGCAGGACTTCACCGGCGTGCCGCTGCTGTGCGACCTCGCGGCGATGCGCAACGTGGCGGCCGAGACGGGGCGGGATCCCCAGCTGATCGAGCCGCTGGTGCCGGTGGACCTCGTCGTCGACCACTCGGTGCAGGTCGACCACTACGGCACGCCGCAGGCGCTGCGCCAGAACATGGAGCTGGAGTTCAGGCGCAACCGCGAGCGCTACCAGTTCATGAAATGGGGCATGCAGGCCTTCGACACCTTCAAGGTGGTGCCGCCGGGCATCGGCATCGTGCATCAGGTGAACCTGGAATACCTGTTCCGCGGCGTGCGCGGGCATGACACCGTCGACGGGCGGCTGTATTACCCGGACACGCTGGTCGGCACCGATTCGCACACGACGATGATCAACGGCGTCGGTGTCGTCGGCTGGGGCGTCGGCGGCATCGAGGCGGAAGCCGGAATGCTCGGCCAGCCGGTGTATTTCCTGACGCCGGACGTCGTCGGCGTGGAGCTGACGGGACAGCTGCGGGAAGGGGTGACTGCGACCGACCTGGTGCTCACCGTAACGGAAATGCTGCGCAGGCAGAAGGTCGTCGGCAAGTTCGTCGAGTTCTTCGGCGACGGCACCGCGAGCCTGTCCGTCACCGATCGAGCGACGATCGCCAACATGGCGCCCGAGTATGGCGCGACGATGGGCTTCTTCCCGGTCGATGAGAAGACCGTCGCCTACATGCGCGGCACCGGTCGCACCGAGGGGGAATGCGAGCTGTTCGAAGCCTATTTCCGCGCGCAGGGCCTCTTCGGCATCCCGCGCGCGGGCGACATCGACTATTCGACGACGCTGCGCCTCGATCTCGCGGCGATCGTTCCGTCGCTGGCAGGGCCTAAGCGCCCGCAGGACCGCATCGCGCTGAAGGACATGGAGGACGTATTCGACCGCCTGTTCTCGCTGCCCGCGAGCGACAACGGCTTCGGCCAGCCGGAAGCCGCGCTCGGCACGCGCTTTCCGACCGCGCTGCCCGGCGTGACGCTGGGCAACGGCGACGTGCTGATCGCGGCGATCACCTCCTGCACCAACACCAGCAACCCGGCGGTGCTGATCGCCGCGGGCCTGCTGGCGAAGAAGGCCGTCGAGAAAGGACTCTCCGTGCAGCCGCACGTCAAGACCTCCCTCGCCCCGGGCTCGCGCGTGGTGACCGATTACCTCGGCCGCGCCGGGCTGCTCGAACCCCTCGCACAACTGGGCTTCGCGCTCGCCGGTTACGGGTGCACGACCTGCATCGGCAATGCGGGCGACCTGGCGCCCGAACTCAACGACGCGATCGCCGAACACAACGTCATCGCGGCCGCCGTGCTGTCGGGCAACCGCAACTTCGAGGCGCGCATCCATCCCAACCTGCGCGCCAACTTCCTCGCCTCGCCGCCGCTGGTGGTGGCATTCGCGATCGCCGGGCGCGTCAATGTCGATCTCACCGAGAACCCGCTCGGCACCGGGCGCGACGGCCGACCGGTCTATCTGCGCGACATCTGGCCGAGTTCCGAGGAGATCGCCGCAGTGCTGCCGCTCGCGATGAACCCGGCGACCTTCACGCGGCTGTATGCCGACTTCACCAAGGACCACGACCTGTGGAACGAGATCCCGGCGACCACCGGACAGGTGTATGAATGGCCGGAATCGACCTACATCGCCCGACCGCCGTTCTTCGACGGTTTCTCCGCGCAACCGGGGGCAGTCGGCGACATCGTCGGCGCGCGCATGCTCTTGCTGCTGGGCGACTCGGTGACGACCGACCACATCTCGCCCGCCGGTTCCTTCAAGGACAGCACGCCTGCCGGCCAGTGGCTGCTGGCGCGCGGCGTCGCGAAGCAGGACTTCAACTCCTACGGTTCGCGGCGCGGACACCACGACGTGATGGTGCGCGGCACCTTCGCCAACGTGCGCATCAAGAACATGATGCTGCCGCCGCGCGACGACGGCTCGCGCGTCGAGGGCGGCTACACGCTGCTCGACGGCCGGCAGGCCACGGTATTCGAGGCCGCGACCGGCCACATGGCTCGGGGCGTCCCGACCGTCGTGTTCGCCGGCGAGGAGTACGGCACCGGCTCGAGCCGCGACTGGGCCGCCAAGGGCACGCAGCTGCTCGGTGTGAAGGCGGTGATCGCGCGCAGCTTCGAGCGCATCCACCGCTCCAATCTCGTCGGCATGGGGATCATGCCATTGCAATTCAAGGGCGAGGATTCGTGGGAGAATCTGGGCCTGAAGGGCGACGAGACCTTCGACATCCGGGGTATCGATGCGACGCTGCAGCCGCGCCAGGACCTGATATTGACGATTCGCCACAGCGACGGAAGCACGCGGGACGTAGCAGTGACGTGCCGCATCGACACGCCGATCGAAGTCGATTACTACCGCCACGGCGGCATCCTGCCCTACGTGCTGCGGGAGATTCTCGGTCGCCCGGACTGA
- a CDS encoding YchJ family metal-binding protein translates to MLAIPCPCQSGKTFTECCAPVIAGEVPAESAEALMRSRYTAFTQSNEAYLLESWHQSTRPTTLDLAGGEPAPKWIGLQVRQHLQTGENTAIVEFVARYRVGGRAHRLHETSRFVREEHRWYYVDGEIHE, encoded by the coding sequence ATGCTCGCCATCCCCTGCCCCTGCCAATCCGGAAAAACTTTCACCGAGTGCTGCGCGCCAGTGATCGCCGGCGAAGTCCCGGCCGAGTCGGCCGAGGCGCTGATGCGCAGCCGCTACACCGCGTTCACGCAGTCCAACGAGGCTTACCTGCTCGAGAGCTGGCACCAATCGACGCGCCCCACGACGCTGGACCTCGCCGGCGGGGAGCCGGCACCGAAGTGGATCGGCCTGCAGGTGCGGCAGCATCTGCAGACCGGGGAGAACACCGCCATCGTCGAGTTCGTCGCCCGCTACCGCGTGGGCGGGCGAGCCCATCGCCTGCACGAAACCAGCCGCTTCGTGCGCGAGGAGCACCGCTGGTATTACGTAGACGGCGAAATCCATGAATAA
- a CDS encoding DUF6394 family protein: protein MNLEKVIFGFFIVLAATLNFGFFVGDLDDPVHHEINELFVAIVVNLIATILKLGDRTQIGAIHLATSLVADLQLIAAAMVWGYAEHIAGTGMTPVMVARVVSLAGGALFANVVSVIILIAETIMQRR from the coding sequence ATGAACCTCGAAAAAGTCATCTTCGGCTTCTTCATCGTCCTCGCGGCGACCCTCAACTTCGGCTTCTTCGTCGGCGACCTCGACGATCCCGTGCATCACGAGATCAACGAGCTGTTCGTCGCGATCGTCGTGAACCTGATCGCGACCATCCTCAAGCTCGGCGACCGCACGCAGATCGGCGCCATCCACCTCGCGACCAGCCTGGTCGCGGACCTGCAGCTGATCGCCGCGGCGATGGTGTGGGGCTATGCCGAACACATCGCAGGCACGGGTATGACGCCGGTGATGGTCGCGCGCGTCGTCTCCCTGGCGGGCGGAGCCCTGTTCGCCAACGTCGTGTCGGTGATCATCCTGATCGCCGAGACGATCATGCAGCGCCGTTAG
- a CDS encoding NAD-binding protein — protein MMPLLRHQSVFFLIMRRLRAPLILLIVIIAISVFGLTLAPGVDADGKPANISFFHALYFISYTATTIGFGEIPYAFSDQQRLWVLICIYMSVVGWAYTVGTVFALLADRNLQQAIRTQSFMRAVRNLREPFYLVCGFGETGRLICDALDRLGFRAVVIELDDTKVGEIELHGYRADIPALCADAHNPENLTFAGLTHRSCIGVIALTNDDSANLAIAIAARLLAPKIPALCRAESAETAANMASFGTRHIINPFEKFSEYLALALHAPAAWHLLTWLTGVPGTTMERQRDPPHGEWILCGHGRFGRMLAHVLEREGVPLTIIDRNAAPPAPSVRWVQGEGTGAPALEAAGVRRAAGIVAATANDVDNLSTVVTARELNPALFVILRQNHFANNSLFEAFDYDVNVVPSRIIAHECLAILTTPLLVPFLEDMKRHDEEWCGRLLKRLTGKFGWDIPAVWSERINLSRAPALYRKLMKGATVELQSLLKSPSNRDDALACEILLLRRDDDDHLLIPEGDTELRPGDELLLVGTAEAQREFGLLISNEHALVYVLTGTDLPGGWIWERLSRNRAAQSETT, from the coding sequence ATGATGCCGCTGCTGCGCCATCAGAGCGTCTTCTTCCTGATCATGCGGCGCCTGCGCGCGCCGCTCATCCTGCTGATCGTCATCATCGCGATCTCGGTGTTCGGCCTCACGCTGGCGCCCGGAGTTGATGCGGACGGCAAACCCGCGAACATCAGCTTCTTCCACGCGCTGTACTTCATCAGCTACACCGCGACGACGATCGGCTTCGGCGAGATCCCCTACGCCTTCTCCGACCAGCAGCGCCTGTGGGTTCTTATCTGCATCTACATGTCGGTCGTGGGCTGGGCCTACACGGTAGGCACCGTGTTCGCGCTGCTCGCCGACCGCAACCTGCAGCAGGCGATCCGCACGCAGAGCTTTATGCGCGCAGTGCGCAACCTGCGCGAGCCCTTCTACCTCGTGTGCGGATTCGGCGAGACCGGTCGGCTGATCTGCGACGCGCTAGACCGCCTCGGATTCCGCGCAGTAGTCATCGAACTGGACGACACCAAGGTCGGCGAGATCGAACTGCACGGCTACCGTGCCGACATCCCTGCCCTGTGCGCCGACGCGCACAACCCGGAAAACCTCACGTTCGCAGGCCTCACCCACCGCAGCTGCATCGGCGTGATCGCGCTGACCAACGACGATAGCGCCAACTTGGCGATCGCGATCGCCGCGCGCCTGCTCGCCCCCAAGATCCCCGCACTGTGCCGCGCCGAATCCGCCGAAACGGCCGCCAACATGGCCTCCTTCGGCACACGCCACATCATCAACCCGTTCGAGAAATTCTCCGAATACCTTGCGCTCGCGCTGCACGCACCGGCCGCGTGGCACCTGCTGACCTGGCTCACGGGCGTGCCCGGCACGACGATGGAGCGCCAGCGCGATCCCCCGCACGGCGAATGGATCCTGTGCGGACATGGCCGCTTCGGGCGCATGCTCGCGCACGTTCTGGAGCGGGAAGGCGTCCCGCTCACGATCATCGACCGCAATGCGGCCCCGCCGGCGCCGTCGGTGCGCTGGGTGCAGGGCGAAGGGACCGGCGCCCCCGCGCTCGAAGCGGCCGGCGTGCGCCGCGCGGCGGGCATCGTCGCCGCGACTGCCAACGACGTGGACAACCTGTCGACGGTGGTTACGGCGCGCGAACTCAATCCGGCGCTGTTCGTGATCCTGCGCCAGAACCACTTCGCGAACAATTCACTGTTCGAGGCCTTCGACTACGACGTCAACGTGGTCCCCAGCCGCATCATCGCCCACGAATGCCTAGCGATCCTCACAACGCCGCTGCTGGTCCCCTTCCTCGAGGACATGAAGCGGCACGACGAGGAATGGTGCGGCCGGCTGCTCAAGCGCCTGACGGGAAAATTCGGCTGGGATATCCCGGCCGTATGGAGCGAGCGCATCAACCTCAGCCGGGCCCCGGCGCTGTACCGCAAGCTGATGAAGGGCGCGACGGTCGAACTGCAGTCGCTGCTGAAATCCCCGTCAAACCGCGACGACGCCCTCGCATGCGAAATCCTCCTGCTGCGGCGCGACGACGACGACCACCTGCTGATCCCCGAGGGCGACACCGAACTGCGGCCAGGCGACGAGCTGCTGCTGGTGGGCACGGCGGAAGCGCAGAGGGAGTTCGGCCTGCTGATCTCGAACGAACATGCGCTCGTCTATGTCCTCACGGGCACGGACCTTCCCGGCGGCTGGATTTGGGAGCGCCTGTCGCGCAACCGGGCCGCGCAAAGCGAGACCACATAG
- a CDS encoding RNA-binding S4 domain-containing protein, which yields MTVSFAVRGEYIQLDQLLKATGLTGTGGEAHAAVEAGRVTVDGKVESRKRAKLRPGATVCLGGETVVLVASE from the coding sequence ATGACAGTTTCGTTTGCCGTGCGCGGCGAATACATCCAGCTCGATCAACTGCTGAAGGCGACCGGGTTGACCGGCACCGGCGGCGAGGCCCACGCGGCCGTCGAGGCGGGGCGGGTCACCGTCGATGGCAAGGTGGAGTCGCGCAAGCGCGCGAAATTGAGGCCGGGCGCGACCGTGTGCCTTGGCGGCGAAACGGTGGTGCTGGTCGCTTCCGAGTGA
- a CDS encoding phosphorylase → MSDNLLQRIDRTLSRAADSGALLPIRTERTPIQDNGIGFTVRWVSTLAHKDAARVEAAVKRDPDFNPFLPPDPELTVGPLGEQHLGVLNKFPVIARHLLIVTRAFEAQTAPLTRTDFIALATVMASLGGLGFYNGGSEAGASQRHKHLQWIPDAEETARLGLFTDQLPADLPPFAHATHEALPWRHTFVRLPRCADAVSLGEAMHHAFRNGCETLGIDPAAEPMPPYNFLVSRDWMTVIPRIRERHENISVNALGFAGSLFVRRPEEIETVRAIGPLRLLAAVARPR, encoded by the coding sequence ATGTCCGACAACCTGCTGCAGCGGATCGACCGCACCCTAAGTCGCGCAGCCGACTCCGGCGCGCTCCTGCCCATCCGCACCGAACGGACCCCGATCCAGGACAATGGCATCGGCTTCACGGTGCGCTGGGTGTCCACGCTCGCGCACAAGGACGCCGCGCGCGTCGAGGCCGCGGTGAAACGCGACCCGGACTTCAATCCCTTTCTCCCACCCGACCCGGAACTGACCGTCGGCCCACTCGGCGAACAGCACCTGGGCGTACTGAACAAATTTCCCGTCATCGCGCGCCACCTGCTGATCGTCACGCGCGCGTTCGAGGCACAGACGGCGCCATTGACGCGGACCGACTTCATCGCGCTAGCCACCGTGATGGCGTCGCTCGGCGGGCTCGGCTTCTACAACGGTGGCAGCGAAGCGGGTGCCAGCCAGCGCCACAAGCACCTGCAATGGATTCCCGACGCCGAGGAAACGGCACGCCTGGGCCTGTTCACCGATCAGCTGCCCGCCGACCTGCCCCCCTTCGCCCACGCCACGCACGAGGCGCTCCCCTGGCGCCACACTTTCGTGCGCCTGCCGCGCTGCGCCGACGCCGTGTCGCTTGGCGAAGCCATGCACCATGCATTCCGGAACGGCTGCGAAACGCTCGGTATCGACCCCGCGGCAGAACCGATGCCGCCCTACAATTTCCTTGTGTCGCGCGACTGGATGACCGTGATCCCGCGCATCCGCGAGCGTCACGAGAACATCTCGGTCAATGCGCTGGGCTTTGCCGGCTCGCTGTTCGTGCGGCGCCCGGAGGAAATCGAGACCGTGCGGGCGATCGGCCCGCTCAGGCTGCTCGCGGCCGTCGCGCGTCCGCGCTGA
- a CDS encoding YkgJ family cysteine cluster protein: protein MSDGNPCLDCGMCCVKFRVSFYWGEADDAPGGFVPAELTEKLNLHLRCMNGTNEEPRRCVALAGQPGEQVSCTIYERRPTPCREFPSHEADGSPNRKCNELRAQIGLPALRPLAAAEQSG, encoded by the coding sequence ATGAGTGATGGCAACCCTTGCCTCGATTGCGGCATGTGCTGCGTCAAATTCCGTGTGTCGTTCTACTGGGGCGAGGCGGACGACGCACCCGGCGGGTTCGTGCCCGCCGAGTTGACGGAAAAGCTCAACCTGCATCTGCGCTGCATGAACGGGACGAACGAGGAGCCGCGCCGCTGTGTGGCGCTCGCGGGGCAGCCCGGCGAGCAGGTGTCGTGCACGATCTACGAGCGGCGTCCGACGCCGTGCCGCGAGTTTCCGTCGCATGAGGCGGACGGCTCGCCGAATCGGAAATGCAACGAGCTGCGCGCGCAGATCGGGCTGCCGGCCTTGCGGCCGCTTGCGGCGGCGGAGCAGTCCGGGTGA